The Strix aluco isolate bStrAlu1 chromosome 29, bStrAlu1.hap1, whole genome shotgun sequence nucleotide sequence GCTGCTTTGACCCCCGTGTGTTTGGCTATGAGTGGACCAACGTGCCACCACCATCCACATCCATCTCCGGCTACGCACACGTCGAGGGGCCATCTGCTCCCTTCAATATCACCGGCATGGCCACCTCCGCGGGGGCACCCCTGGGCACTAACATCACCCCAGGCAGCGacgtcccccccagccccactgctgacCCCTACAGCCAAGGACCTGGAGACACAACGGACAACCTGGTGGTGACCGAAGAGATGCTTCAGCAAGAGGCCCTCAGGCTCTTCGGTCACTCCCTGGACACGGTGGGGGTCAGCCAGCACAGTCCCAGCAGCGGCCCCACACCTGGGGACAGTGGAGTCACCAGGGAAGAGGGGGGAGCGATGGCCCcaggctccccagtgctgccagtgTCCATCCCCATCTACGAGGATGTCCAGGGGCAACCGGGAACCAAcatctccagcacagccacccccacgaggccagccccaggcagcaacGTCCCCACCAGCCCCGGTGCTGTCCCCCACAATGAAGACCTTGGGGGCACACCAGAAGACCTCGAACTGAGTGATGAGATGCTGCTCGAAGAGGCCCTGAGCCTCTTTGATTGGTCACTGGACTCGGTGGGGGTCAGCCAGGACAGtcagagcagcagccccacgcctggggaccctggggacaccGGTGCAGCCATCCCCCCCTGTGACTCCCCCTCGCTTGAGCTGCCCGatgagctgctctgcctggacTTCACCATCCCCGACACCATCGACAGCGTCCTGGGCCTGGAGGACTTTCTGATGGGGCTGGAGGCCCAGGAGCAGTGGGGGGATGCGGGGATGGAGCCGCCCCCATCCCAGCCGGCCATGCCAGAGAAGAGGGGCTGGAAGCGGGGGCAGAGCACCCTGTCACCGCCCCCCAGCAAGCGCAGGGCGGTCACAGCCAGCCCGGGGGGGCCAGGGGGGACTAGAGAGTGATGTGGGGAGCGGGGCAGTGGGTGATGAGGGTGGGGTATTTGGGGGGTGCGGGAGGAGGGTGGTGTATTGGGGGGGGTATGTTATtgtatttggggggtgggggtcgAGGGTGGGctgtttggggggggtgggtggggatgTTCGTGTATTTGGGGGGGAGGGATTAGGATTAGAGTAGTATTGATGGGAtgttctttgttgtttgtttgtcaTTAAAATCTCTTTTATTCAAAACCTCTCGTGTCTgtgtgggagggggaggcagcgcaGGGGGCACCGCGAAACGGCACCCAACGGTGCAACAGCCCCAGATCAGAGCCAGCAAGCCCCAAAGGGCACCCAGCCGCCCCCAGGGCCGAGTCACCACCAGCGGGGCAGGCAATGGCGGGTGGGGgagaccccccccggccccttccccaggCCAAGCAGCCCTTTGGCGGGTCAGCCAGGGCAGACGGCTCCCTGCAGGACTCACGGACACGGCCCCACGCAGAAAGCAGCACGGAGCCCCTGGCACCAGGACAGACcttggggggccggggggggcacgggcacacaccccagccagggccacaAGGCCTTCGTCCTGAACGTGGCCAGTGTCCCCTCCCGCGGGGACAGGGCTCGCTGCAAAGCCCTTTCCAGCCTCGAGACCTTCACACCCTTCCTCGCCTCCCACCCCGCTCCGCAGCCCGGCATCGCCTCACTGCCGcagcaaaagaaccccaaatcaccccaggaaCAGCCAGGGAGGGAGCTGCCGGCCAGGCTGGGACCCTCCTCCCCTGGCCTGGCTGCACCCTGGGCAGGCACAAGACCAGGCCACAGgcgaaagaaaaagaaaaaaaaaaaaaaaaaaatatcactgcacAAGCCCAAAAGTGCCTGGAAACTTCATGTCTCTTTATTGCCTGTTTCCCACCCGAGCTCCACAACCTGGGCCCACGGGGAAATGGCCTCAGCTCCCCAGGCCTGGCTGCCCAATGGTGCAGGATGAGGTCCCCATTGGGGCAGTCCCCCAGCACTGGGGGTTGGCTGGGGAGCTGAGCCCCTTCCTTAGGGCAGTCTGAGTGATGCCGCTGGGGTGGGGGACCTGCTCTGCACCCCGGGCAGGCGCAGGCCCGTCGGCGTCAGCTCGGCGCGGCGCAGCTCCCGGTGCCGCTGCTGCTCAGCATCTCGCCTCGCACGCTGACCTGCCCCAAGCATCGGCCTTGCCCCAAAACTcctgtcccctggagcagctgcaCTGCCACCACCTGCAGCTCTTGGGGGCCATGGAGAGTTGTTCTGCTcgaaaggaggaaaacaagagaaaagaaaaagccccaaacccaaacacaaaGGAGTCTCAGTGCTGAAGGACGAGCTCTCCTCTCCCAGTGCTGCTGTAGAAGCCCTTGGTGCCATCGGGGCCACGGGGCAGGCGAAGGACCCCGTCCCACCGGCCAAAGGGCTCAGGCACCCTCTTCGCTTCCAGGGGAATCTCGGGAGGAGGTTTGGCAtcaggagcagggctgctgcaCCAGGGCGCCCAGGCACCCACCCCGCTCCCCCAGCCACAGCCACGGTGGCTTTcggtgctggagcagaggccaTAGCAGCTGCTGGTGCCCAAGCCTGTCCCGAGCAGAGGGAAGACTTTGCTGGTGAGGAGCGATCCAGTGAAGGTGTTGCCAAAGTCGCTGGGCTTGAAATCGCTGTCGGGCCAGGCGGGTGCCAAGGGGTCCTTGTTCAGGAGGGACAGTGACGTTGGGGCACTGTCCATCTTcggagagctgcagagcagggagtCCCCAGCGTCGTAGGGGAAGGTTGTCGTTGCTGTCTTTGCCTTCCAACCCAGCCGGTCCACCAgctcctccaccacctccctcttGGCCCCAGGTTTCTTCTTGGAGCCCTTCCCGCAGAGCCGGACCACCCTGATGCTCTCACCACCTGGGTGGCTTTGGCGACCGAGGTCCTCAAAGGCCCTGCGGGCGCTCTCCAGGCTCTCGTACTCCACCAGCGCACAGCACTTGCTCAGCAGCTCGGGGAAGCGCGACGTGTATTTCCGCACATCCGAGGGCAGCTTGCGGCCCGGCCGCAGGATGCGGATGGAGGTGATGGCACCAAAGGGGGTGAACATCCTCGTGATGGTCTCAAGGAAATTCTTCTGGAGTGGCAGCAGCATGTCCTGCtcctggggcagcagctcccaggccagCAGCAGTTTGCTGGGGGGGATGCTCAGGAGGGACTCGGGGATGGGGACCCGCCGCCTCACTTTAGTGCCCTCCTCATTCACCTCCAGCAGCTCCGAGAACTGCAGGGCATAGAGCGTGAGCCGCCAGTCACGCGTCAGATATTTCACCTGCAGGAGAGAGGGGGCCACCGTGTCCCTGTGAGTCTCCCCAGGCAGGGACCACTCTAAACCCATCCTCCAGGCAGGCTGCAACCCCATCAGCCTGAGGTCACAGCAAGGCAATATCCCCCTTTCACATGAACAACTCTGGGGTGCGCAGAAGGTCCCCAGTGCCCCCTGGACTGTgacaacaagctgcagctttcCTGTACATCACACCACCAGCACTTCCCTGCAGATTTCAGTGAAGCAATGATCTCTCTCCCAAAGCAGCCTGGGGGGATCATGGGTGGAAGAGGTGAATCCAGCCCTGGGGTTGGTTTGAGGACTTCACCGCTTCCCCAGCCACCCTCCCTGGCTGGAGAACTGCTGCAGCACTTTGAAGGCaaagagcagagcccagctctgcacCATCAGCACTTCACTGGGATACAGACAGCCTGAGAGGAGCCTGGACCTCCCCGTACACCCCACCAGAGACAGCCAGAGCACACCCAGACACCCCGACATCCTCCACATGAAGGCCATTCCCCACCCCAGCTGGCCGGTGCCATGGGCTGCCTACCTTCTTGAAGGACGTCAGCAGTTTGATGCTGATGAAGCCCATCTTGTTCTTCTGGACGTGTTTCAGGAGGAAAGCGTCCTTGGCCAGATTCTCATCAGAGAGGTAGAACTCCACCTGGGACACAATCCTCCGGACCAGCTGCGGGTCGGGCATGGAGCAGTTGCAGCCCAACAGATCATTCCCCAAAGCATCACTCGTGTCACAGAGgctcctggcagagcagcagggacacAGGCGTGAGCTGGTGGCCTTTGGGATGTGCAGCACTGCCCAGTCCCAGCCACAACAGTGCAGATAGCAGAGACACCAGTGAGACCCAGGGCCATCAGCTTCACCCTGGCTACAGGGGAGCAACACCAGTCTGCACACTGTGAGCCTCCTGGTGCTGGGACATGAAACTGGACCCATCCCAGACAAGGGACATGTTCCCTTGGAGACATACAGGAGGCAAGATCAGGACTCAACCCTCATACACATCCCAGCAGCCACATACCCATCGAAGCTCTTAAAGAAATCCTTCTGGCTGAGCAGGGCAAAGGAGCGGCTCCGTGGTGAGAGGAgatgcagtgctgggaaggaatTTCTTTGCATTGGCAGAGGGGTGCTGCAGCTGGGTGGGGAACCGAGCCCTAGGGCCACCCCAGAGCCATGTGACGACATCATCCTTCATCTGGGACATTACACAGGAGAAGGACAGTGCTGGGACACATCCTGACCGTGGGCAGAGCCCTGCTTTGAGCTGTagcccccacccccagcccagggacAGGGGAGTCAGGCAGTTCCTTGCTGTGCCCTTACCTGCTTGGCAGCGCTGCAGAGGGTGGAAAATCCTGGCACTACATCCTAGagtcctgccagcagcaggcCCCGATCCTCCCCACCTCCAAACTAACTCCTAAATAcaaagtgaaaagaaaggaaaagaaagaaagaaaaagccctgaGAGCACATAGACTGCTGGTTTATAAGAGCAGCCACCCAGGAAGAGTCCCAGAGGGTGGT carries:
- the PRR22 gene encoding proline-rich protein 22; the encoded protein is MRLKDLKRCMSDARGEHVAKESLATNTHQSLATNKHPPQTMALPPGWVSLCNSWDAPGPQFLRLSLFPKIFSPQGSANLCPLPGQEQPFPAAWAPRRGGAPHAPQAPPAELLTAPCGCCFDPRVFGYEWTNVPPPSTSISGYAHVEGPSAPFNITGMATSAGAPLGTNITPGSDVPPSPTADPYSQGPGDTTDNLVVTEEMLQQEALRLFGHSLDTVGVSQHSPSSGPTPGDSGVTREEGGAMAPGSPVLPVSIPIYEDVQGQPGTNISSTATPTRPAPGSNVPTSPGAVPHNEDLGGTPEDLELSDEMLLEEALSLFDWSLDSVGVSQDSQSSSPTPGDPGDTGAAIPPCDSPSLELPDELLCLDFTIPDTIDSVLGLEDFLMGLEAQEQWGDAGMEPPPSQPAMPEKRGWKRGQSTLSPPPSKRRAVTASPGGPGGTRE
- the LOC141916512 gene encoding la-related protein 6-like, coding for MSSHGSGVALGLGSPPSCSTPLPMQRNSFPALHLLSPRSRSFALLSQKDFFKSFDGSLCDTSDALGNDLLGCNCSMPDPQLVRRIVSQVEFYLSDENLAKDAFLLKHVQKNKMGFISIKLLTSFKKVKYLTRDWRLTLYALQFSELLEVNEEGTKVRRRVPIPESLLSIPPSKLLLAWELLPQEQDMLLPLQKNFLETITRMFTPFGAITSIRILRPGRKLPSDVRKYTSRFPELLSKCCALVEYESLESARRAFEDLGRQSHPGGESIRVVRLCGKGSKKKPGAKREVVEELVDRLGWKAKTATTTFPYDAGDSLLCSSPKMDSAPTSLSLLNKDPLAPAWPDSDFKPSDFGNTFTGSLLTSKVFPLLGTGLGTSSCYGLCSSTESHRGCGWGSGVGAWAPWCSSPAPDAKPPPEIPLEAKRVPEPFGRWDGVLRLPRGPDGTKGFYSSTGRGELVLQH